TAGGCATAGATAACAGCTTAATTTTTACGTGCAGTACAACAAATGCATATATAGGTCAAGTCTCTGTAGCCGTCTTTTCTTTCTGCTCCCGGCGTTTCTTGGCACTTTGGATCTGGGTGGAGTAGCTCAGGGCGTCCTTGTCAAACTCCAGTGGCATTATGCCCAAGTCACCGCAATAACGATTCTTGGCAATCTGCAGATACTTCTTGCCACGCACCGATGTCAGCCGCTTGTCCTGGATGATCAGCACATTGTCTGCCTCCTGTGTAGCTTTGGCTGTCCCGAACACCGAACTGGTAGTCAGTTCGTCCTCCTGTCGTTCCTTGCGCGGATGCATAACTAATGTGACATGCACATTATGCTTTGTGGCGAATCCCCGGAAAGCGGCAATAATGGCGTCCTGTTCCCAGAACTTATCACCCCGATACGTGGAGACGCCCATCATAAACTGGAGATTGTCGATGATAACGTGCATTACATCGTGGACATAGGAGGCGTGTTCAATGGCCTCCAGCACCGGTTTGAGCGGCTGCTGACCATGGAAGGTCATAAAGTATAGTGGCAGACGTTCAAACTCAGAAGCCCAATGGTTGAATTCCTGCAGCCGATCGTCCAGGGGGTACCCAACATATTGGCGCAGCAAAGTGGCCGCCAATCGCGTGTTGCGAATCTCAAACGAGCCCCACAGAGTGCTAACACCCTGCATGGCCAAATCTAGAGAGTACTCGCTCATGAAGGTTGTTTTTCCGCTGCCAGTGGGTCCCGTAAGGATGGTCAACTCTCCGCGACGGTGACCTTTCAGTAGTTTGTTTAGAACAGGAAAGCGTTTCCACTTCACTCCATTCACCTTCTCGATATTTTGCAACTCGCTGAGGATGTCATTGCGCATAGCACCAAAAGTTGTGATCGCTCTGTGACGGACGGGTGTCGCTTTGGCCAGGATGTGGCGCAGGTTAAGCCGCTTTCGCAACGCTATATGAGGCGCTGGTTCCGTTTCAGTGGGTCGTATTAACAAACACCGTCGCTCGTCCATTTTTTGAGCAAAAGAGCGAGCTGCGTCCCAGCTGTGGCTGCTATCGTAATGCAGCCAGAAAACCAGCTCCTTGAAACGTTCCAAGCCTGGCAGGCACTCCTGCGGCAGCATTTTAAACTCATACGGCAGGCACACAATGCAATCTGAATAATAGATGACAATATTTAATCTCGAATGTTTCGAAATATTAAAGTTTCTTACGCGTTTCCAAGTTTTGAGTGGCGAGCACAACAAAATCCACGAGATTGCTGACTATGACAGCTTTAGACTTGTTTCCGACTCCATGAATAAGAATTCCAGAGCTAGCGCCATCCTGGAAGGTCTCTTCGCATCGATTTCCCAGGTGGAGTACTTTCTCGCCGACCACATGATGTGCTGCATTGCGTAACTGAAAATGCAGAATCTGTTGCTGTGGCTCCCATTTGGCACCAATAGCATTTAGCTGCGCCTCCTTCAATCCTTTGATGCCCAGAGCCTCGCAGGCCTCGGGAGTGACATCTATTAAGTCTGGAAAGCGAGATTCAAAGATGGGCTTTCTTTGAAGCGGCCTCTTGTAACTCTCAGGCGAGGGTATCAGATATGCCGGTAGCGCGTTGCTTAACGAAGTTTTTACATCACAATTCGGGCATATGAAAGCACCTAAATgttgtattttgtttaaaataaattatagatCTTTAGACCTCAAGTCTACGTACCAGTCCTTTTGTTTACATAAGCCAGCAGCCCTTGGCCTGTGCCTTGTTGTTGGACCGGTGGCTTGTTGCGATCGCACAGCCGGCACTCCAGTTGCAAGCACGTGTGGCCGTCCTTGTGGGGCAAGTTGATCTGTCGCAGTTGCCGCTTGAAGTCCACATATTCCTTGGGGTCCAGGGCACATTCTGGCAAAGTTTTCTCCACTTGAGTTGCGTAGTTCTGCCTCCATACTTGGGTTTTGTTATTATGTATACGCAACAGCG
This region of Drosophila bipectinata strain 14024-0381.07 chromosome 2L, DbipHiC1v2, whole genome shotgun sequence genomic DNA includes:
- the mtDNA-helicase gene encoding mitochondrial DNA helicase; translated protein: MRRAGLIKPLLRIHNNKTQVWRQNYATQVEKTLPECALDPKEYVDFKRQLRQINLPHKDGHTCLQLECRLCDRNKPPVQQQGTGQGLLAYVNKRTGAFICPNCDVKTSLSNALPAYLIPSPESYKRPLQRKPIFESRFPDLIDVTPEACEALGIKGLKEAQLNAIGAKWEPQQQILHFQLRNAAHHVVGEKVLHLGNRCEETFQDGASSGILIHGVGNKSKAVIVSNLVDFVVLATQNLETHCIVCLPYEFKMLPQECLPGLERFKELVFWLHYDSSHSWDAARSFAQKMDERRCLLIRPTETEPAPHIALRKRLNLRHILAKATPVRHRAITTFGAMRNDILSELQNIEKVNGVKWKRFPVLNKLLKGHRRGELTILTGPTGSGKTTFMSEYSLDLAMQGVSTLWGSFEIRNTRLAATLLRQYVGYPLDDRLQEFNHWASEFERLPLYFMTFHGQQPLKPVLEAIEHASYVHDVMHVIIDNLQFMMGVSTYRGDKFWEQDAIIAAFRGFATKHNVHVTLVMHPRKERQEDELTTSSVFGTAKATQEADNVLIIQDKRLTSVRGKKYLQIAKNRYCGDLGIMPLEFDKDALSYSTQIQSAKKRREQKEKTATET